A single region of the Lysinibacillus sp. B2A1 genome encodes:
- a CDS encoding ribonucleotide-diphosphate reductase subunit beta — MTTITKRQIMDKEAPNRSTGIVNGRSSNILNWDDVRFSWAYPKYKKMLGNFWTPFEINMSNDVKHFPELTKDEQESFLKIIGLLALLDSVQTDFAGKVADYLTDSSLNALMVILAQQEVIHNHSYSYVLSSLVNKDEQDRTFDFWRTEPVLERRNDFVIKGYRAFSEEPTVENMLEAIVYDVILEGLFFYSGFAFFYHLARNQKMVATSTMINYINRDEQLHVDLFVKIYQELLEEYPEYDTPERNARVQDIFREAVQLEIDWANEVIGDKIEGLDVEDVHDYVHFYANVRCNQLGVDRPFEGYRKNPLKWIKAYEDVDLGKTDFFEQRSRQYVKVNVEDNGFDDL; from the coding sequence ATGACAACGATTACGAAACGACAAATTATGGATAAAGAGGCACCGAACCGTTCCACAGGGATAGTTAACGGCCGTTCCTCCAATATTTTAAATTGGGATGATGTGCGCTTTAGCTGGGCCTATCCGAAATATAAAAAAATGCTAGGCAACTTCTGGACACCCTTTGAAATTAATATGAGCAATGATGTCAAGCATTTTCCAGAGCTTACAAAAGATGAGCAAGAATCATTTTTGAAAATTATTGGACTATTAGCCCTTTTAGATAGTGTTCAAACTGATTTTGCAGGCAAAGTTGCCGACTATTTAACGGATTCAAGCTTAAATGCCCTGATGGTTATTTTGGCACAGCAGGAGGTTATTCATAACCATTCCTATTCATATGTACTATCCAGTCTAGTCAACAAAGACGAGCAGGATCGAACATTTGATTTTTGGCGAACAGAACCCGTTCTTGAACGCCGTAATGATTTTGTCATTAAGGGCTACCGTGCTTTTTCAGAAGAACCAACAGTTGAAAATATGTTAGAAGCGATTGTCTATGATGTTATTTTAGAAGGACTATTTTTCTATTCGGGCTTTGCATTCTTCTATCATTTAGCACGTAATCAAAAGATGGTTGCAACGTCTACAATGATTAATTATATTAATCGTGACGAGCAACTCCATGTCGATTTATTTGTGAAAATTTATCAGGAGCTATTAGAGGAATATCCAGAATACGATACACCTGAACGCAATGCTCGTGTACAGGATATCTTCCGAGAAGCAGTTCAGCTTGAAATTGATTGGGCCAATGAAGTGATTGGTGATAAAATTGAGGGCCTTGATGTGGAGGATGTTCACGATTATGTGCATTTCTATGCCAATGTACGCTGTAATCAGCTCGGTGTTGATCGTCCGTTTGAGGGCTATCGTAAGAACCCATTAAAATGGATTAAGGCGTATGAAGATGTGGATTTGGGCAAAACAGATTTCTTTGAGCAACGATCCCGTCAATATGTAAAAGTTAATGTAGAAGATAATGGCTTTGATGATTTATAA